One window from the genome of Glycine soja cultivar W05 chromosome 12, ASM419377v2, whole genome shotgun sequence encodes:
- the LOC114380143 gene encoding uncharacterized protein LOC114380143 isoform X2, producing the protein MQSKSNLDCFLRRTTPVVPSQFLPKHEIRNLNRLWHPWEREAVEYFTLGDLWNRFHEWSAYGAGVPITLSNGETLVQYYVPYLSAIQIFTSNTFREETESGECETRDSYSDSYSEESESDKLWRWDGTSSEEGGSEHDCLWHMNDRLGHLYFQYFERSTPYGRVPLMDKITGLAERYPGLMSLRSVDLSPASWMAVAWYPIYHIPMGRTIKDLSTCFLTFHTLSSSFQDMDLDDDTEGAHEKRKEGEGISLPAFGLATYKMQGSVWVSGNCGRDQERLVSLLSVADSWLKQLRVQHHDFNYFMGARHG; encoded by the exons ATGCAATCTAAGTCCAACCTTGACTGCTTCCTCCGGCGTACGACACCTGTTGTGCCGTCTCAGTTTCTTCCCAAG CACGAGATTCGAAACCTTAACCGATTGTGGCACCCGTGGGAGAGAGAAGCTGTTGAGTACTTCACTTTGGGTGATCTATGGAATCGTTTCCACGAATGGAGTGCTTATGGAGCTGGAGTTCCCATCACGTTGTCCAATGGGGAGACACTTGTTCAGTACTATGTTCCTTACCTCTCCGCAATTCAGATATTCACCAGCAACACTTTCAG GGAAGAGACCGAGTCAGGTGAGTGTGAGACAAGGGATTCGTACAGCGATTCCTACAGTGAAGAGAGTGAGAGTGACAAACTATGGAGGTGGGATGGAACTTCGTCAGAAGAAGGAGGATCTGAGCACGATTGTTTGTGGCACATGAATGACCGATTGGGTCACCTTTACTTCCAATATTTTGAAAGATCAACTCCATATGGGAGAGTTCCTCTAATGGATAAG aTTACTGGCTTAGCAGAAAGATACCCGGGGTTGATGTCACTAAGAAGTGTAGATCTTTCCCCAGCAAGTTGGATGGCAGTTGCTTG GTACCCCATATATCATATTCCCATGGGAAGAACAATTAAAGATCTCTCAACATGCTTCCTCACTTTCCACACACTTTCATCTTCATTCCAag ATATGGACCTTGATGATGATACCGAGGGAGCCCACGAGAAGAGAAAGGAAGGTGAAGGAATTTCGCTGCCAGCATTTGGTTTGGCCACGTATAAGATGCAAGGGAGTGTGTGGGTCTCAGGGAATTGTGGTAGGGACCAAGAAAGACTAGTCTCACTATTGAGCGTGGCAGATTCATGGTTGAAGCAACTAAGGGTCCAACATCATGACTTCAATTACTTCATGGGCGCTCGGCATGGCTAG
- the LOC114380143 gene encoding uncharacterized protein LOC114380143 isoform X1: MIFDEGSMQSKSNLDCFLRRTTPVVPSQFLPKHEIRNLNRLWHPWEREAVEYFTLGDLWNRFHEWSAYGAGVPITLSNGETLVQYYVPYLSAIQIFTSNTFREETESGECETRDSYSDSYSEESESDKLWRWDGTSSEEGGSEHDCLWHMNDRLGHLYFQYFERSTPYGRVPLMDKITGLAERYPGLMSLRSVDLSPASWMAVAWYPIYHIPMGRTIKDLSTCFLTFHTLSSSFQDMDLDDDTEGAHEKRKEGEGISLPAFGLATYKMQGSVWVSGNCGRDQERLVSLLSVADSWLKQLRVQHHDFNYFMGARHG, translated from the exons ATGATTTTCGATGAAGGGTCAATGCAATCTAAGTCCAACCTTGACTGCTTCCTCCGGCGTACGACACCTGTTGTGCCGTCTCAGTTTCTTCCCAAG CACGAGATTCGAAACCTTAACCGATTGTGGCACCCGTGGGAGAGAGAAGCTGTTGAGTACTTCACTTTGGGTGATCTATGGAATCGTTTCCACGAATGGAGTGCTTATGGAGCTGGAGTTCCCATCACGTTGTCCAATGGGGAGACACTTGTTCAGTACTATGTTCCTTACCTCTCCGCAATTCAGATATTCACCAGCAACACTTTCAG GGAAGAGACCGAGTCAGGTGAGTGTGAGACAAGGGATTCGTACAGCGATTCCTACAGTGAAGAGAGTGAGAGTGACAAACTATGGAGGTGGGATGGAACTTCGTCAGAAGAAGGAGGATCTGAGCACGATTGTTTGTGGCACATGAATGACCGATTGGGTCACCTTTACTTCCAATATTTTGAAAGATCAACTCCATATGGGAGAGTTCCTCTAATGGATAAG aTTACTGGCTTAGCAGAAAGATACCCGGGGTTGATGTCACTAAGAAGTGTAGATCTTTCCCCAGCAAGTTGGATGGCAGTTGCTTG GTACCCCATATATCATATTCCCATGGGAAGAACAATTAAAGATCTCTCAACATGCTTCCTCACTTTCCACACACTTTCATCTTCATTCCAag ATATGGACCTTGATGATGATACCGAGGGAGCCCACGAGAAGAGAAAGGAAGGTGAAGGAATTTCGCTGCCAGCATTTGGTTTGGCCACGTATAAGATGCAAGGGAGTGTGTGGGTCTCAGGGAATTGTGGTAGGGACCAAGAAAGACTAGTCTCACTATTGAGCGTGGCAGATTCATGGTTGAAGCAACTAAGGGTCCAACATCATGACTTCAATTACTTCATGGGCGCTCGGCATGGCTAG
- the LOC114378557 gene encoding ELMO domain-containing protein A-like isoform X4 produces the protein MLIYILLHVANAMVGSRSWIGGLFHRTTTKRDDKFIDYPLSPIEEERLQRLQERLQVPYDETRPDHQESLRALWHCSFPNVSLEGLISDQWKDMGWQGPNPSTDFRGCGFISLENLLFFARKYPESFHKLLLKKDGKRATWEYPFAVAGINISFMLIQMLDLCSEKPRCLPGMNFVKLLGENEEAFDVLYCIAFEMMDAQWLAMHASYMDFNDVLQATRMQLERELSLEDINKIQDLPAYNLL, from the exons A TGTTGATCTATATTTTGTTACACGTAGCTAATGCTATGGTTGGATCACGATCATGGATAGGAGGACTCTTTCACCGCACAACCACCAAGCGAGATGACAAATTCATTGATTATCCTTTGAGTCCTATTGAG GAGGAAAGACTTCAAAGGCTTCAAGAACGGCTGCAAGTTCCTTATGATGAGACTCGACCTGATCATCAA GAATCACTAAGAGCTTTGTGGCATTGTTCCTTTCCTAATGTATCTCTGGAAGGCCTAATATCTGACCAATGGAAAGATATGGGATGGCAAGGTCCTAATCCATCGACTGACTTTAG GGGGTGTGGCTTCATTTCCCTTGAAAATCTACTGTTTTTCGCAAGGAAATATCCG GAATCTTTTCACAAGCTGTTGTTGAAGAAAGATGGAAAGAGAGCAACCTGGGAATATCCATTTGCTGTTGCTGGCattaatatatcatttatgTTGATACAGATGTTGGATTTATGCTCAG aAAAGCCACGATGTCTTCCAGGCATGAATTTTGTTAAGTTATTAGGAG aaaatgaagaagcatTCGATGTTCTATACTGTATAGCATTTGAGATGATGGATGCACAATGGCTGGCTATGCATGCTTCCTACATGGATTTTAAC GATGTTCTACAAGCAACAAGAATGCAATTGGAGAGAGAGCTATCCTTAGAAGACATCAACAAAATACAAGACCTGCCTGCTTACAATCTGTTGTAA
- the LOC114378557 gene encoding ELMO domain-containing protein A-like isoform X3, translating into MTLVPDCTLMRLRKRKRCFPSCSSLRKVDEDEIYWRRRKEDEELEWTPNSTHLISQFTQCFRGLFHRTTTKRDDKFIDYPLSPIEEERLQRLQERLQVPYDETRPDHQESLRALWHCSFPNVSLEGLISDQWKDMGWQGPNPSTDFRGCGFISLENLLFFARKYPESFHKLLLKKDGKRATWEYPFAVAGINISFMLIQMLDLCSEKPRCLPGMNFVKLLGENEEAFDVLYCIAFEMMDAQWLAMHASYMDFNDVLQATRMQLERELSLEDINKIQDLPAYNLL; encoded by the exons ATGACCCTTGTTCCTGATTGCACCCTCATGAGATTGAGGAAGCGTAAACGATGTTTTCCTTCTTGTTCCTCTCTTCGCAAA GTAGACGAGGATGAGATTTATTGGAGACGCAGAAAGGAAGATGAAGAGTTGGAATGGACACCTAATTCCACTCACTTAATATCTCAGTTTACTCAATGTTTTA GAGGACTCTTTCACCGCACAACCACCAAGCGAGATGACAAATTCATTGATTATCCTTTGAGTCCTATTGAG GAGGAAAGACTTCAAAGGCTTCAAGAACGGCTGCAAGTTCCTTATGATGAGACTCGACCTGATCATCAA GAATCACTAAGAGCTTTGTGGCATTGTTCCTTTCCTAATGTATCTCTGGAAGGCCTAATATCTGACCAATGGAAAGATATGGGATGGCAAGGTCCTAATCCATCGACTGACTTTAG GGGGTGTGGCTTCATTTCCCTTGAAAATCTACTGTTTTTCGCAAGGAAATATCCG GAATCTTTTCACAAGCTGTTGTTGAAGAAAGATGGAAAGAGAGCAACCTGGGAATATCCATTTGCTGTTGCTGGCattaatatatcatttatgTTGATACAGATGTTGGATTTATGCTCAG aAAAGCCACGATGTCTTCCAGGCATGAATTTTGTTAAGTTATTAGGAG aaaatgaagaagcatTCGATGTTCTATACTGTATAGCATTTGAGATGATGGATGCACAATGGCTGGCTATGCATGCTTCCTACATGGATTTTAAC GATGTTCTACAAGCAACAAGAATGCAATTGGAGAGAGAGCTATCCTTAGAAGACATCAACAAAATACAAGACCTGCCTGCTTACAATCTGTTGTAA
- the LOC114378557 gene encoding ELMO domain-containing protein A-like isoform X1, with protein sequence MTLVPDCTLMRLRKRKRCFPSCSSLRKVDEDEIYWRRRKEDEELEWTPNSTHLISQFTQCFMLIYILLHVANAMVGSRSWIGGLFHRTTTKRDDKFIDYPLSPIEEERLQRLQERLQVPYDETRPDHQESLRALWHCSFPNVSLEGLISDQWKDMGWQGPNPSTDFRGCGFISLENLLFFARKYPESFHKLLLKKDGKRATWEYPFAVAGINISFMLIQMLDLCSEKPRCLPGMNFVKLLGENEEAFDVLYCIAFEMMDAQWLAMHASYMDFNDVLQATRMQLERELSLEDINKIQDLPAYNLL encoded by the exons ATGACCCTTGTTCCTGATTGCACCCTCATGAGATTGAGGAAGCGTAAACGATGTTTTCCTTCTTGTTCCTCTCTTCGCAAA GTAGACGAGGATGAGATTTATTGGAGACGCAGAAAGGAAGATGAAGAGTTGGAATGGACACCTAATTCCACTCACTTAATATCTCAGTTTACTCAATGTTTTA TGTTGATCTATATTTTGTTACACGTAGCTAATGCTATGGTTGGATCACGATCATGGATAGGAGGACTCTTTCACCGCACAACCACCAAGCGAGATGACAAATTCATTGATTATCCTTTGAGTCCTATTGAG GAGGAAAGACTTCAAAGGCTTCAAGAACGGCTGCAAGTTCCTTATGATGAGACTCGACCTGATCATCAA GAATCACTAAGAGCTTTGTGGCATTGTTCCTTTCCTAATGTATCTCTGGAAGGCCTAATATCTGACCAATGGAAAGATATGGGATGGCAAGGTCCTAATCCATCGACTGACTTTAG GGGGTGTGGCTTCATTTCCCTTGAAAATCTACTGTTTTTCGCAAGGAAATATCCG GAATCTTTTCACAAGCTGTTGTTGAAGAAAGATGGAAAGAGAGCAACCTGGGAATATCCATTTGCTGTTGCTGGCattaatatatcatttatgTTGATACAGATGTTGGATTTATGCTCAG aAAAGCCACGATGTCTTCCAGGCATGAATTTTGTTAAGTTATTAGGAG aaaatgaagaagcatTCGATGTTCTATACTGTATAGCATTTGAGATGATGGATGCACAATGGCTGGCTATGCATGCTTCCTACATGGATTTTAAC GATGTTCTACAAGCAACAAGAATGCAATTGGAGAGAGAGCTATCCTTAGAAGACATCAACAAAATACAAGACCTGCCTGCTTACAATCTGTTGTAA
- the LOC114378557 gene encoding ELMO domain-containing protein A-like isoform X2 has product MTLVPDCTLMRLRKRKRCFPSCSSLRKVDEDEIYWRRRKEDEELEWTPNSTHLISQFTQCFTNAMVGSRSWIGGLFHRTTTKRDDKFIDYPLSPIEEERLQRLQERLQVPYDETRPDHQESLRALWHCSFPNVSLEGLISDQWKDMGWQGPNPSTDFRGCGFISLENLLFFARKYPESFHKLLLKKDGKRATWEYPFAVAGINISFMLIQMLDLCSEKPRCLPGMNFVKLLGENEEAFDVLYCIAFEMMDAQWLAMHASYMDFNDVLQATRMQLERELSLEDINKIQDLPAYNLL; this is encoded by the exons ATGACCCTTGTTCCTGATTGCACCCTCATGAGATTGAGGAAGCGTAAACGATGTTTTCCTTCTTGTTCCTCTCTTCGCAAA GTAGACGAGGATGAGATTTATTGGAGACGCAGAAAGGAAGATGAAGAGTTGGAATGGACACCTAATTCCACTCACTTAATATCTCAGTTTACTCAATGTTTTA CTAATGCTATGGTTGGATCACGATCATGGATAGGAGGACTCTTTCACCGCACAACCACCAAGCGAGATGACAAATTCATTGATTATCCTTTGAGTCCTATTGAG GAGGAAAGACTTCAAAGGCTTCAAGAACGGCTGCAAGTTCCTTATGATGAGACTCGACCTGATCATCAA GAATCACTAAGAGCTTTGTGGCATTGTTCCTTTCCTAATGTATCTCTGGAAGGCCTAATATCTGACCAATGGAAAGATATGGGATGGCAAGGTCCTAATCCATCGACTGACTTTAG GGGGTGTGGCTTCATTTCCCTTGAAAATCTACTGTTTTTCGCAAGGAAATATCCG GAATCTTTTCACAAGCTGTTGTTGAAGAAAGATGGAAAGAGAGCAACCTGGGAATATCCATTTGCTGTTGCTGGCattaatatatcatttatgTTGATACAGATGTTGGATTTATGCTCAG aAAAGCCACGATGTCTTCCAGGCATGAATTTTGTTAAGTTATTAGGAG aaaatgaagaagcatTCGATGTTCTATACTGTATAGCATTTGAGATGATGGATGCACAATGGCTGGCTATGCATGCTTCCTACATGGATTTTAAC GATGTTCTACAAGCAACAAGAATGCAATTGGAGAGAGAGCTATCCTTAGAAGACATCAACAAAATACAAGACCTGCCTGCTTACAATCTGTTGTAA
- the LOC114378557 gene encoding ELMO domain-containing protein A-like isoform X5, producing MVGSRSWIGGLFHRTTTKRDDKFIDYPLSPIEEERLQRLQERLQVPYDETRPDHQESLRALWHCSFPNVSLEGLISDQWKDMGWQGPNPSTDFRGCGFISLENLLFFARKYPESFHKLLLKKDGKRATWEYPFAVAGINISFMLIQMLDLCSEKPRCLPGMNFVKLLGENEEAFDVLYCIAFEMMDAQWLAMHASYMDFNDVLQATRMQLERELSLEDINKIQDLPAYNLL from the exons ATGGTTGGATCACGATCATGGATAGGAGGACTCTTTCACCGCACAACCACCAAGCGAGATGACAAATTCATTGATTATCCTTTGAGTCCTATTGAG GAGGAAAGACTTCAAAGGCTTCAAGAACGGCTGCAAGTTCCTTATGATGAGACTCGACCTGATCATCAA GAATCACTAAGAGCTTTGTGGCATTGTTCCTTTCCTAATGTATCTCTGGAAGGCCTAATATCTGACCAATGGAAAGATATGGGATGGCAAGGTCCTAATCCATCGACTGACTTTAG GGGGTGTGGCTTCATTTCCCTTGAAAATCTACTGTTTTTCGCAAGGAAATATCCG GAATCTTTTCACAAGCTGTTGTTGAAGAAAGATGGAAAGAGAGCAACCTGGGAATATCCATTTGCTGTTGCTGGCattaatatatcatttatgTTGATACAGATGTTGGATTTATGCTCAG aAAAGCCACGATGTCTTCCAGGCATGAATTTTGTTAAGTTATTAGGAG aaaatgaagaagcatTCGATGTTCTATACTGTATAGCATTTGAGATGATGGATGCACAATGGCTGGCTATGCATGCTTCCTACATGGATTTTAAC GATGTTCTACAAGCAACAAGAATGCAATTGGAGAGAGAGCTATCCTTAGAAGACATCAACAAAATACAAGACCTGCCTGCTTACAATCTGTTGTAA